One part of the Arthrobacter sp. EM1 genome encodes these proteins:
- the rpsA gene encoding 30S ribosomal protein S1, translated as MTITSTEKPGTPVVAINDIGTAEDFLAAVDATIKYFNDGDLVEGTVVKVDRDEVLLDIGYKTEGVIPSRELSIKHDVDPGDVVSVGDLVEALVLTKEDKEGRLILSKKRAQYERAWGDIEKVKEEDGVVTGTVIEVVKGGLILDIGLRGFLPASLVEMRRVRDLAPYIGQKIEAKIIELDKNRNNVVLSRRAWLEQTQSEVRSTFLNKLEKGQVRPGVVSSIVNFGAFVDLGGVDGLVHVSELSWKHIDHPSEVVEVGQEVTVEVLEVDLDRERVSLSLKATQEDPWQTFARTHALGQVVPGKVTKLVPFGAFVRVEDGIEGLVHISELAVRHVELAEQVVSVGDELFVKVIDIDLERRRISLSLKQANEGVDADSTEFDPALYGMAAEYDEEGNYKYPEGFDPESNEWLEGYETQRAAWEQQYADAQTRWEAHKKQVAQHAADDAAAATSGESDSGTTSYSSEPAAAESNTGGGTLASDEALAALREKLTGN; from the coding sequence ATGACCATCACCTCCACCGAGAAGCCCGGTACACCCGTAGTCGCAATTAACGACATCGGTACCGCTGAGGACTTCCTCGCAGCTGTCGACGCCACCATCAAGTACTTCAACGACGGGGACCTCGTCGAAGGTACCGTCGTGAAGGTCGACCGCGACGAAGTTCTGCTCGACATCGGTTACAAGACCGAAGGTGTCATTCCCTCCCGCGAGCTGTCCATCAAGCACGATGTTGATCCCGGAGACGTCGTCTCCGTTGGCGATCTCGTCGAAGCCCTGGTGCTCACCAAGGAAGACAAAGAAGGCCGCCTGATCCTCTCCAAGAAGCGTGCTCAGTACGAGCGCGCCTGGGGCGACATCGAGAAGGTCAAGGAAGAGGACGGCGTCGTCACCGGCACCGTCATCGAGGTTGTCAAGGGTGGTCTTATCCTCGACATCGGCCTGCGCGGCTTCCTGCCGGCATCCCTCGTCGAGATGCGCCGTGTGCGCGACCTTGCTCCGTACATCGGCCAGAAGATCGAAGCCAAAATCATCGAGCTGGACAAGAACCGCAACAACGTGGTGCTGTCCCGCCGTGCATGGCTCGAGCAGACCCAGTCCGAGGTCCGCTCCACGTTCCTCAACAAGCTGGAAAAGGGCCAGGTCCGTCCCGGCGTCGTTTCCTCCATCGTCAACTTCGGTGCCTTCGTGGACCTGGGCGGCGTAGACGGCCTCGTTCACGTTTCCGAGCTGTCCTGGAAGCACATCGACCACCCGTCCGAGGTTGTCGAGGTGGGCCAAGAAGTCACCGTCGAGGTTCTCGAGGTCGATCTGGACCGCGAGCGTGTTTCCCTCTCGCTCAAGGCTACGCAGGAAGACCCGTGGCAGACCTTCGCCCGCACCCACGCCCTCGGGCAGGTTGTGCCGGGTAAGGTCACCAAGCTGGTTCCGTTCGGCGCGTTCGTTCGCGTTGAAGACGGCATCGAAGGCCTGGTCCACATCTCCGAGCTCGCAGTGCGCCACGTAGAGCTGGCCGAGCAGGTTGTCTCCGTCGGGGATGAGCTGTTCGTCAAGGTCATCGACATCGACCTCGAACGCCGCCGCATCTCGCTGTCCCTCAAGCAGGCCAACGAGGGCGTCGACGCCGACTCCACCGAATTCGATCCGGCTCTGTACGGCATGGCCGCAGAGTACGACGAAGAAGGCAACTACAAGTACCCGGAGGGCTTCGATCCGGAGTCCAACGAGTGGCTTGAAGGCTACGAGACGCAGCGCGCCGCCTGGGAGCAGCAGTACGCTGACGCCCAGACCCGCTGGGAAGCCCACAAGAAGCAGGTTGCCCAGCACGCTGCCGATGACGCTGCAGCTGCAACGTCCGGCGAGAGCGACTCCGGCACCACCAGCTACTCCTCCGAGCCGGCTGCAGCCGAGTCCAACACCGGTGGCGGCACGCTCGCTTCCGACGAGGCTCTGGCAGCACTGCGCGAGAAGCTGACCGGCAACTAA
- the uvrB gene encoding excinuclease ABC subunit UvrB, whose protein sequence is MSLAQQINRVVAPFEVISEFQPAGDQPAAIGELTERIKNGEKDVVLLGATGTGKSATTAWLIEQVQRPTLVMVQNKTLAAQLVNEFRELLPNNAVEYFVSYYDYYQPEAYVAQTDTFIEKDSSVNEEVERLRHSATNALLTRRDVIVVATVSCIYGLGTPEEYIAGMVTLSKGAQMNRDDLLRKFVSMQYARNDMDFHRGTFRVRGDTVEIIPMYEELAIRIEFFGDEIENIYTLHPLTGEIIRDETEMYVFPASHYVAGPERMGRAIKRIEDELAGRLQVLESQNKLVEAQRLRMRTTYDLEMMQQMGFCNGIENYSSHIDGRARGTAPHCLIDYFPDDFLLVIDESHVTVPQIGAMYEGDMSRKRNLVDHGFRLPSAMDNRPLKWDEFQDRVGQTVYLSATPGKYELGKADGYVQQIIRPTGLIDPEVIVKPTKGQIDDLLGEIKTRTAKDERILVTTLTKRMAEDLTDYLLGHGVKVEYLHSDVDTLRRVELLRELRMGVFDVLVGINLLREGLDLPEVSLVSILDADKEGFLRSATSLIQTIGRAARNVSGEVHMYADRITDSMAKAIDETNRRREIQVAYNTANGVDPQPLRKKIADITDQIAKEDADTRELLAAAGKSRGKGKGSAKVRADGLAAAPAEDLVGLIEQLTEQMHAAAGELHFELAARLRDEVGELKKELRQMQSAGHA, encoded by the coding sequence ATGAGTCTTGCCCAGCAGATCAACCGTGTCGTGGCGCCTTTCGAGGTCATCAGCGAATTCCAGCCGGCAGGCGACCAGCCGGCCGCCATCGGGGAACTGACCGAGCGCATCAAAAACGGCGAGAAGGACGTGGTGCTGCTCGGCGCCACGGGTACCGGCAAGAGCGCGACGACGGCGTGGCTGATCGAGCAGGTGCAGCGGCCCACCCTGGTGATGGTGCAAAACAAGACCCTCGCAGCGCAGCTCGTCAACGAATTCCGCGAGCTGCTGCCCAACAACGCCGTCGAATACTTCGTCTCCTACTACGACTACTACCAGCCGGAAGCCTACGTGGCGCAGACGGACACCTTCATCGAAAAGGACTCGTCCGTCAACGAGGAAGTCGAACGGCTCCGGCACTCCGCCACCAATGCGCTGCTGACCCGCCGGGACGTGATCGTGGTCGCCACCGTGTCCTGCATCTATGGCCTCGGCACCCCGGAGGAATACATCGCCGGCATGGTGACACTGAGCAAGGGCGCCCAGATGAACCGCGATGACCTGCTGCGGAAATTCGTTTCCATGCAGTATGCCCGCAACGACATGGACTTCCACCGAGGCACGTTCCGGGTCCGTGGCGACACCGTAGAAATCATCCCGATGTACGAGGAGCTTGCGATCCGGATCGAGTTCTTCGGCGACGAGATCGAGAACATCTATACCCTGCACCCGCTCACCGGAGAAATCATCCGTGATGAGACCGAAATGTACGTCTTCCCGGCATCGCACTATGTCGCCGGTCCGGAACGTATGGGCCGGGCGATCAAGCGGATAGAAGACGAGCTCGCCGGACGGCTCCAGGTCCTGGAAAGCCAGAACAAACTTGTGGAAGCGCAGCGACTCAGGATGCGCACCACCTACGACCTGGAAATGATGCAGCAGATGGGCTTCTGCAACGGCATCGAGAACTACTCCAGCCACATCGACGGCCGCGCCCGCGGAACGGCGCCGCACTGCCTCATCGATTACTTCCCGGACGACTTCCTCCTGGTCATCGACGAGTCGCACGTTACAGTGCCGCAGATCGGCGCGATGTACGAGGGCGACATGTCCCGGAAGCGGAACCTCGTAGACCACGGCTTCCGGCTGCCCTCCGCGATGGATAACCGGCCGTTGAAATGGGACGAATTCCAGGACCGCGTTGGGCAGACCGTCTACCTCTCCGCCACGCCGGGCAAGTACGAGCTCGGCAAAGCCGACGGCTACGTCCAGCAAATCATCCGGCCCACCGGCCTCATCGACCCCGAGGTGATCGTCAAGCCGACAAAGGGCCAAATCGATGACCTGCTCGGTGAGATCAAGACCCGCACCGCGAAGGATGAGCGCATCCTGGTCACCACACTGACCAAACGGATGGCGGAGGACCTTACCGATTATCTGCTCGGGCACGGCGTCAAGGTCGAATACCTGCACTCGGACGTTGACACCCTGCGCCGCGTCGAGCTGCTGCGGGAACTTCGGATGGGAGTCTTCGACGTCCTGGTCGGCATCAACTTGCTCCGGGAGGGCCTGGACCTGCCCGAGGTGTCGCTGGTGAGTATCCTGGATGCGGACAAGGAAGGCTTCCTGCGGTCGGCAACGTCGCTGATCCAGACCATCGGCCGGGCCGCCCGCAACGTCTCCGGCGAGGTCCACATGTACGCGGACCGGATCACCGACTCCATGGCGAAGGCCATTGACGAGACCAACCGGCGGCGCGAGATCCAAGTGGCGTACAACACCGCTAACGGCGTCGACCCGCAGCCGCTGCGGAAGAAGATCGCCGACATCACGGACCAGATCGCCAAGGAGGACGCCGACACCCGCGAACTCCTCGCCGCGGCCGGCAAGTCGCGCGGCAAGGGCAAGGGCTCGGCAAAGGTCCGGGCGGACGGCCTGGCCGCGGCACCGGCCGAGGATCTGGTGGGCCTGATCGAGCAGCTCACCGAACAAATGCATGCCGCCGCCGGGGAGCTGCACTTCGAGCTTGCCGCCCGGCTTCGTGACGAGGTAGGGGAGCTGAAGAAGGAACTGCGCCAGATGCAGTCCGCCGGGCACGCCTAA
- a CDS encoding TerC family protein, protein MPELPLWFEIGSFVVLGTILAVDLLLVLKRPHEPSMKEAGLWVTFYIGLALVFAAAMFAFTGPEYGGQFIAGWVTEYSLSIDNLFVFIIIMARFSVPRKYQQEVLMVGIIIALVLRGIFILLGALVIEQFSWIFYLFGAFLLWTAWKQLQDDGGDEEDRENPLIARIRTVLPMSQTFDGGKLRTMVDGKRVFTPMLVVFVTIGLTDLLFAVDSIPAIFGLTQSPFIVFTANIFALMGLRQLYFLLGGLMTRLVYLKHALSVILAFIGVKLVLHAMHVNELPFVNGGRHIEWAPEIPTFLSLAVIIGTIIVAVIASLVSSGTTTSKVDPRLEEDSRKSLIDAE, encoded by the coding sequence GTGCCTGAACTTCCCCTCTGGTTTGAGATCGGCTCCTTCGTTGTCCTCGGCACCATCCTCGCCGTCGATCTGCTCCTCGTCCTCAAGCGGCCGCATGAGCCCTCCATGAAGGAAGCAGGCCTCTGGGTCACCTTCTACATCGGGCTGGCGCTCGTTTTTGCCGCAGCGATGTTTGCCTTCACCGGTCCCGAGTACGGCGGGCAGTTCATTGCCGGCTGGGTCACGGAGTACAGCCTCAGCATCGACAACCTGTTCGTCTTTATCATCATCATGGCCCGCTTTTCGGTACCCCGTAAGTACCAGCAGGAAGTCCTGATGGTGGGCATCATCATCGCGCTGGTCCTGCGCGGCATCTTCATCCTGCTCGGCGCACTAGTGATCGAACAGTTCAGCTGGATCTTCTACCTCTTCGGCGCCTTCCTGCTTTGGACCGCGTGGAAGCAGCTCCAGGACGACGGCGGTGACGAGGAAGACCGGGAAAACCCGCTCATCGCCCGGATCCGCACTGTCCTGCCGATGTCCCAGACGTTCGACGGCGGCAAACTCCGCACCATGGTGGACGGCAAGAGGGTCTTCACCCCCATGCTGGTCGTCTTTGTGACCATCGGCCTGACGGATCTGCTGTTCGCGGTGGACTCCATCCCCGCCATATTTGGCCTGACGCAAAGCCCGTTCATCGTCTTCACCGCCAACATCTTCGCCCTGATGGGCCTGCGTCAGCTGTACTTCCTGCTCGGCGGCCTGATGACCCGCCTCGTCTACCTGAAGCACGCCCTTTCCGTGATTCTCGCGTTCATTGGTGTGAAGCTGGTCCTGCACGCGATGCATGTGAACGAACTCCCGTTTGTCAACGGCGGCCGGCACATCGAATGGGCTCCCGAGATCCCGACTTTCCTCTCGCTCGCGGTAATCATCGGCACCATCATCGTGGCCGTCATTGCCAGCCTGGTCAGCTCCGGCACCACAACATCGAAGGTGGACCCCCGGCTCGAGGAAGACTCCCGCAAGAGCCTGATCGACGCCGAGTAG
- a CDS encoding YigZ family protein yields MAENAVFPESRATVYTSLAADREFRHETEVRRSRFITVLQRTADEDGARSVLAALRKEFHDARHHCSAFVLGPDRDVQRSNDDGEPSGTAGNPMLDALLKRETAPGATDLSDVTAVVVRYFGGILLGAGGLVRAYSEAVTAALDRAPLVQRRRLRICRVAVPHTSAGRLENELRAAGYVMAESSYAAEATILRLALPDDPPGLARAAERLAALSAGTAELVPGETEWIDVPHG; encoded by the coding sequence GTGGCTGAAAATGCGGTTTTCCCGGAGAGCAGGGCCACCGTGTACACCTCGCTGGCGGCGGACCGGGAGTTCCGCCACGAGACTGAGGTTAGACGCTCCCGCTTCATTACGGTGCTGCAACGGACCGCAGACGAGGATGGGGCCCGTTCGGTCCTTGCCGCCCTGCGCAAAGAATTCCACGACGCACGGCACCACTGTTCCGCGTTTGTGCTCGGTCCGGACCGGGATGTCCAACGCTCAAACGACGACGGCGAACCGTCCGGAACCGCGGGCAACCCGATGCTTGATGCGCTGCTCAAACGCGAAACCGCTCCGGGCGCGACGGATCTCAGTGATGTAACAGCTGTGGTGGTCCGGTACTTTGGCGGGATCCTGCTGGGGGCAGGCGGATTGGTCAGAGCCTACTCGGAAGCCGTGACCGCTGCCTTGGACCGGGCGCCCCTCGTGCAGCGCCGCCGGCTGCGGATCTGCAGGGTGGCCGTTCCGCACACGTCCGCCGGGCGGCTGGAAAACGAGCTCCGCGCCGCGGGTTACGTCATGGCAGAATCCAGTTACGCGGCGGAAGCTACTATCCTTCGGCTTGCCCTGCCGGATGATCCGCCTGGTCTGGCCCGGGCGGCCGAGCGGCTGGCCGCGCTGTCTGCCGGAACGGCCGAATTAGTGCCCGGAGAAACGGAGTGGATCGATGTCCCCCACGGGTGA
- a CDS encoding VOC family protein — MGGTAGNFQATEPADNRTWPGAIGAITLFVEDLPVAKRFYREVFGLPVAYEDEASAVFRFENTLINLLNSSEAPELIGPAKVASAEVGARMQFTLEVDDVDALCADLTGRGVELLNGPVNRPWGIRTASFRDPGGHIWEIAAALA, encoded by the coding sequence ATGGGTGGAACTGCAGGAAATTTCCAGGCAACCGAGCCAGCTGACAACCGGACTTGGCCAGGGGCAATCGGAGCCATCACCTTATTCGTCGAGGATCTGCCCGTGGCAAAACGCTTCTACCGGGAAGTGTTTGGTCTGCCGGTGGCGTATGAAGACGAGGCCTCGGCTGTGTTTAGGTTCGAGAACACCCTGATCAATTTGTTGAACTCTTCCGAGGCACCGGAGCTCATCGGCCCTGCCAAGGTGGCTTCCGCCGAGGTCGGCGCCAGGATGCAATTCACCCTCGAGGTGGACGACGTTGATGCCTTGTGCGCGGATTTGACCGGGCGCGGCGTCGAACTCCTGAATGGACCGGTGAACCGGCCGTGGGGTATCCGCACGGCAAGCTTTCGCGACCCCGGCGGCCACATTTGGGAAATTGCGGCGGCTCTCGCCTGA
- the coaE gene encoding dephospho-CoA kinase gives MLKIGLTGGIAAGKSVASSRLRELGAVVIDADALAREVVEPGTPGLAKVVEAFSKSVLTPDGGLDRAKLGALVFGNPDRLAVLNNIIHPLVRERAAALSAAAPMGAVVVQDIPLLVETGQGSNFHLVVVVDAPDEARLQRMVQHRRMSPADARARMAAQAGRQDRLAAADVVLDNSGSKQELRDAVDRLWKFRLAPFAENLGRHRPAPRTGAPVPAHANPEWPVQAARLMARLRTAAGENILALHHVGSTAVPGLGTNDVLDLQLGVEDMAAADRISLLLAEAGFPARPVAVSGNPQPPDPDPASWPERLHANADPGRAVNLHVRAVGSPGWRFALCFRDWLRDDPAAREEYLAEKRRAGRLHGADRSTAGYASDTEDGMAGHAPAQMEAWARRTGWQPPL, from the coding sequence GTGCTGAAAATCGGGTTGACGGGCGGCATCGCCGCAGGCAAGTCAGTGGCCTCCTCGCGCCTGCGCGAACTGGGCGCCGTAGTGATCGACGCAGACGCCCTGGCCCGGGAGGTCGTCGAGCCCGGCACACCCGGACTCGCCAAGGTGGTGGAGGCCTTCAGCAAGTCGGTTTTGACGCCCGACGGCGGCCTGGACCGGGCCAAGCTCGGCGCCCTCGTGTTCGGCAACCCGGACCGCCTTGCCGTTTTGAACAACATCATCCATCCGCTGGTGCGGGAGCGGGCTGCCGCGCTGTCCGCCGCCGCCCCTATGGGCGCCGTGGTGGTCCAGGACATCCCGCTCCTCGTTGAGACCGGCCAGGGCTCCAATTTCCATCTGGTGGTGGTGGTTGACGCGCCGGATGAGGCCCGGCTGCAGCGGATGGTGCAACACCGGCGGATGAGCCCCGCTGACGCCCGCGCCAGGATGGCGGCGCAGGCGGGCAGGCAGGACCGGCTGGCAGCAGCCGACGTCGTCCTGGACAACTCCGGTTCCAAGCAGGAACTTCGGGACGCGGTGGACCGGCTCTGGAAATTCCGGCTGGCACCCTTCGCGGAGAACCTGGGCAGGCACCGCCCGGCACCCCGGACCGGCGCCCCGGTGCCGGCGCACGCCAACCCCGAGTGGCCGGTGCAAGCCGCGCGGCTTATGGCGCGCCTGCGGACGGCTGCGGGGGAGAACATCCTGGCCCTGCACCATGTTGGTTCCACTGCCGTGCCCGGCCTCGGCACGAACGACGTGCTGGACCTCCAGCTCGGCGTCGAGGACATGGCCGCCGCGGACCGGATCTCGCTGCTGCTCGCCGAGGCGGGTTTCCCGGCCCGGCCCGTTGCGGTTTCCGGCAACCCCCAACCCCCGGACCCGGACCCGGCAAGCTGGCCGGAGCGCCTGCACGCCAACGCGGACCCCGGACGGGCGGTCAACCTCCACGTCCGGGCCGTGGGCTCGCCGGGCTGGCGGTTCGCGCTCTGCTTCCGGGACTGGCTGCGCGATGACCCGGCTGCCCGGGAGGAATACCTTGCCGAGAAGCGCCGGGCCGGCAGGTTGCACGGCGCAGATCGGAGCACCGCTGGCTACGCCTCGGACACGGAGGACGGGATGGCCGGGCACGCCCCGGCGCAAATGGAAGCGTGGGCGCGGCGCACCGGCTGGCAGCCTCCCTTGTAG
- a CDS encoding GNAT family N-acetyltransferase — translation MSPTGEPSRPAVLLVDVSGAVLEQLLSVAIQDADADDVTPPLGSAAGWNSERISWFREYHRAAAGLDGPGQQQSWAVSSGGELAGAVRLRRTGACALETGIWLARSFRGRGIAREALRLVIGRAAATGASVLEAETTAGNTAALALLRSTGAELEEGEAATGATVPVKARIALR, via the coding sequence ATGTCCCCCACGGGTGAGCCTTCCCGTCCCGCCGTGTTGCTCGTTGATGTCTCAGGGGCGGTCCTCGAGCAGCTCCTGTCAGTGGCGATCCAGGACGCGGATGCGGACGACGTGACCCCACCCTTGGGCAGCGCCGCCGGCTGGAATTCGGAACGGATCAGCTGGTTCCGCGAATACCACCGAGCGGCCGCCGGACTCGACGGGCCAGGCCAGCAGCAAAGCTGGGCGGTCAGTTCCGGCGGTGAACTGGCGGGAGCGGTCCGGCTGCGGCGGACCGGAGCCTGTGCGCTGGAAACGGGTATCTGGCTGGCGCGCAGCTTCCGCGGCCGCGGAATCGCACGGGAAGCGCTTCGTCTCGTGATTGGCCGGGCCGCCGCGACCGGGGCGTCGGTGCTGGAAGCCGAGACAACGGCAGGGAACACCGCGGCGCTGGCCCTCCTGAGGTCAACCGGTGCCGAGCTCGAGGAAGGCGAAGCCGCCACCGGTGCAACGGTTCCGGTCAAGGCCAGGATCGCGTTGCGCTGA
- a CDS encoding GNAT family N-acetyltransferase codes for MTEKYEIRRFRAAQKGEPDYALGVSWLRGVGVGFYDERHKDEFVDKVMAMYRADNRELTGVYQRGTVAAHSLAADIPVATFGTLRKNLNVGYGRQLEAQLITAVTVRGTHRRQGLLRRMMTEDLAASKADGLAIAALTASEASIYGRFGFGVATFERSVKVDTGPRFRLRHSASGSVEVADRKVLLELAQGVFERVHRVTPGSIDRQDAYRQRSSGTLGRDGAEDESIRCALHYDADGAVDGYVAYKFSGWDTTPATMEVVDLVAATTSGYLELWQFLGSIDLIQRVAWAEAPVDDPLTWALEDPRCIESAENADMLWLRILDTAKALGARRYSTDGSLVLHVTDTLGFAAGTYTLTVTDGEARVESAPDGTEPDLSLDVAELGSVFLGAVCPVTLAAAGRILEHVSGAALTARLMFAVDRAPHCLTHF; via the coding sequence ATGACTGAAAAGTACGAGATCAGGAGGTTCCGGGCGGCCCAAAAGGGCGAACCGGACTACGCGCTGGGCGTCTCCTGGCTGCGCGGCGTCGGCGTCGGCTTTTACGACGAGCGCCACAAGGACGAGTTCGTGGACAAGGTCATGGCCATGTACCGCGCCGACAACCGCGAGCTGACGGGGGTCTACCAGCGCGGCACAGTGGCCGCGCATTCCCTGGCTGCCGACATCCCCGTGGCCACCTTCGGGACCCTGCGCAAAAACCTCAATGTCGGTTACGGCCGGCAGCTCGAAGCGCAGCTGATCACCGCCGTAACCGTCCGGGGAACCCACCGCCGGCAGGGACTCCTGCGCCGGATGATGACCGAGGACCTGGCGGCGTCGAAAGCCGACGGCCTGGCCATTGCTGCCCTGACGGCGTCCGAGGCTTCCATCTACGGGCGGTTCGGCTTCGGCGTCGCGACGTTCGAGCGCAGCGTGAAGGTGGACACCGGCCCGCGCTTCCGGCTGCGGCACAGTGCGAGCGGCTCGGTGGAAGTCGCCGACCGGAAAGTCCTGCTGGAGCTGGCCCAGGGCGTGTTCGAACGCGTCCACCGGGTCACGCCCGGGTCTATCGATCGGCAGGACGCCTACCGGCAGCGCAGCTCGGGGACACTAGGCCGGGACGGGGCGGAGGACGAATCGATCCGCTGTGCCCTGCACTACGACGCCGACGGTGCTGTGGACGGTTATGTCGCCTACAAATTCTCCGGCTGGGACACCACGCCAGCCACCATGGAAGTCGTTGACCTCGTCGCTGCCACCACGTCCGGCTACCTCGAGCTGTGGCAGTTCCTCGGCAGCATCGACCTCATTCAGCGTGTTGCGTGGGCCGAAGCCCCCGTGGACGATCCGCTGACGTGGGCCCTTGAGGACCCGCGTTGCATCGAGTCCGCCGAGAACGCAGACATGCTTTGGCTCCGGATCCTGGACACGGCCAAAGCCCTCGGCGCACGACGCTACTCGACCGACGGCAGCCTGGTCCTGCACGTCACCGACACCCTGGGCTTCGCGGCGGGCACGTACACGCTCACTGTGACTGACGGTGAAGCCCGCGTGGAGTCCGCCCCGGACGGCACCGAACCGGACCTGAGCCTCGACGTCGCGGAACTCGGGTCCGTCTTTCTCGGCGCAGTCTGCCCGGTGACGCTGGCGGCTGCCGGGCGGATCCTGGAGCACGTTTCCGGGGCCGCACTGACCGCACGGCTGATGTTCGCCGTCGACCGTGCACCGCACTGCCTGACGCACTTTTAG
- a CDS encoding MFS transporter, whose protein sequence is MDSSPAHGSVLDPQRVQRRTVWVLSTAQLLSGVGSGASLSVGSLLAVQLSGSNAWAGAVTTTMTLGAAAAALPLAGLAGRRGRRGSLVTGLLAAMAGALLVIVSTVTGSFPVLLLAAALLGLGTAANLQARFAAVDLAAPERRGRALAIVVWAVTIGAVAGPNLIRPGALVGSALGLPELAGPFVFSTAGLALAALLLLIGLRPDPLLLAARLRSESQPTPTAAARRRNSLRHGLDAIRASPRARFALLAIISAHGCMAAVMSMTPLHLQLLTEGPLTGMPAGHAHAASTDVLVLIGFTISLHIAGMYALSPVMGWLTDKTGRLPVILLGHGLILLSVLVAGFGQAEPALVAVGLILLGLGWSAATIAGSTLLAESVHAGDRVLVQGVSDTMMGVAGAVGAGFSGLLMSGVGYRGLNLAAAAVAAVVFTVGSLAAMRARRLTAP, encoded by the coding sequence ATCGACTCCAGCCCGGCGCACGGTTCGGTCCTGGACCCGCAGCGGGTCCAGCGCCGAACCGTCTGGGTCCTGAGCACGGCTCAGCTGCTCAGCGGCGTGGGCAGCGGCGCCAGCCTGTCCGTCGGGTCCCTCCTGGCCGTCCAGCTCTCGGGCTCGAACGCGTGGGCCGGAGCTGTCACCACCACCATGACCCTCGGCGCGGCGGCGGCCGCGCTGCCGCTGGCAGGCCTGGCCGGCCGGCGCGGCCGGCGCGGCTCGCTGGTTACGGGCCTGCTCGCTGCCATGGCCGGAGCCCTGCTGGTCATCGTTTCCACTGTGACGGGAAGCTTTCCCGTGCTGCTGCTGGCAGCGGCCCTGCTTGGACTGGGCACGGCAGCCAACCTGCAGGCCCGCTTCGCCGCCGTCGACCTCGCCGCTCCGGAACGCCGCGGCCGAGCCCTGGCGATCGTCGTGTGGGCTGTCACAATCGGCGCCGTGGCCGGACCCAACCTGATCCGTCCCGGCGCCCTGGTAGGCAGTGCGCTCGGCTTGCCGGAACTGGCGGGCCCCTTTGTATTTTCGACGGCGGGACTGGCCCTGGCCGCGCTGCTGCTGCTCATTGGCCTGCGGCCGGACCCGCTGCTGCTGGCTGCCAGGCTGCGGTCCGAAAGTCAGCCGACGCCCACCGCCGCCGCCCGGCGTCGGAACAGCCTCCGGCACGGCCTGGATGCCATCCGGGCCTCGCCGCGGGCACGCTTTGCGCTGCTGGCGATTATTTCCGCGCACGGCTGCATGGCCGCCGTGATGTCGATGACGCCGCTGCACCTGCAACTGCTGACCGAGGGACCGCTCACCGGCATGCCGGCCGGCCATGCGCACGCCGCCAGCACCGATGTCCTGGTCCTGATCGGCTTCACCATTTCGCTGCACATCGCCGGAATGTACGCACTCTCACCGGTCATGGGCTGGCTGACGGACAAAACGGGCCGGCTGCCGGTCATTTTGCTGGGGCACGGCCTGATCCTGCTCTCGGTCCTCGTGGCCGGCTTCGGCCAGGCCGAACCGGCGCTGGTCGCCGTGGGCCTGATCCTGCTCGGATTGGGCTGGTCCGCTGCCACGATCGCGGGTTCAACCCTGCTGGCCGAAAGCGTCCACGCCGGTGACCGCGTCCTCGTCCAGGGTGTCTCGGACACGATGATGGGGGTCGCCGGCGCTGTCGGGGCCGGCTTCTCCGGGCTGCTGATGAGTGGAGTTGGCTACCGGGGCCTCAACCTGGCGGCGGCCGCCGTCGCCGCGGTGGTGTTCACCGTCGGCTCCCTCGCCGCCATGCGTGCGCGCCGCCTGACGGCGCCCTAA